From Desulfovibrio sp. TomC, a single genomic window includes:
- a CDS encoding protein-glutamate methylesterase/protein-glutamine glutaminase, giving the protein MIKVVVVDDSAFMRKALSTMLSKDPEIEVVATARDGEEGLELIRRHQPDVVTLDIEMPRMDGLTALRHIMMEMPRPVLMVSSLTTEGAEATLKAMELGAVDFIPKQLSKVSLDIVKIEDDLRAKVKLIARRRMSHLSRSPLSARVRAAGAAPAGAATPAGPATERAPRSPRPGGSQTRDLVAIGVSTGGPPAVQKVLSFLPKDFPAGILIAQHMPAAFTGPFAKRLDSVCQITVKEAEDGERLQHGVAYVAPGGKHLRIDQKVSRIEVRVVEEPREALYKPSASVLFESVAAGVGRRGLGVVLTGMGSDGLDGMRVLKAKGGRALAQSDSTCVVYGMPKAIVDAGLADEIIDIDDMGEAILSNLYK; this is encoded by the coding sequence GTGATCAAGGTAGTGGTCGTCGATGATTCGGCCTTCATGCGAAAGGCCCTCAGCACCATGCTGTCCAAGGACCCGGAAATCGAGGTCGTGGCGACGGCCCGGGACGGCGAGGAAGGTCTGGAACTGATCCGTCGGCACCAGCCCGACGTGGTCACCCTGGATATTGAAATGCCCCGCATGGACGGCCTGACCGCGTTGCGGCATATCATGATGGAGATGCCCCGGCCGGTGCTCATGGTCAGTTCGCTGACCACCGAAGGAGCGGAAGCGACGCTCAAGGCCATGGAACTCGGGGCGGTGGATTTCATCCCCAAACAACTTTCCAAGGTGTCGCTCGACATCGTCAAGATCGAGGATGATCTGCGGGCCAAGGTCAAGCTGATTGCCCGCCGACGCATGAGCCACCTGTCCCGGTCGCCGCTTTCCGCCCGGGTCCGCGCCGCCGGGGCTGCCCCGGCCGGCGCAGCAACGCCGGCCGGCCCGGCGACCGAGCGCGCCCCGCGCAGCCCCCGGCCGGGCGGCTCCCAGACCCGCGATCTGGTGGCCATCGGCGTTTCCACCGGCGGGCCGCCGGCGGTGCAGAAGGTGCTGTCGTTTTTGCCCAAGGATTTTCCCGCCGGCATCCTTATTGCCCAGCACATGCCGGCGGCCTTTACCGGTCCCTTTGCCAAACGTCTGGACAGCGTGTGCCAGATTACGGTCAAAGAGGCCGAGGACGGCGAGCGGCTCCAGCACGGGGTGGCCTACGTGGCTCCGGGCGGCAAACATCTGCGCATCGATCAGAAAGTCAGCCGCATCGAGGTGCGGGTGGTGGAAGAACCTCGGGAAGCGTTGTACAAACCTTCGGCCTCGGTGCTTTTTGAGTCGGTGGCGGCGGGCGTGGGCCGACGCGGCCTGGGCGTGGTGCTGACCGGCATGGGCAGCGACGGTCTGGACGGGATGCGGGTCCTCAAGGCCAAAGGCGGGCGAGCCCTGGCCCAGTCTGATTCCACCTGTGTGGTCTACGGGATGCCCAAGGCCATCGTCGATGCGGGACTGGCCGACGAAATCATTGATATCGACGACATGGGCGAAGCCATCCTTTCAAACCTTTACAAATGA
- a CDS encoding HEAT repeat domain-containing protein produces MVDCNDLCQRLGSDDPDVLRDAAFDAGESGCLQAVPLLAKLLSTHNLGVQEAADRALRRLGGKEVVAAVKALLRSDDAPVRNAAMDILRAVGSQDFPSLLELLHDSDPDIRIFASDILGSTDSRLAVTPLCDALLKDPEVNVRYQAAVSLGELAFAEAAPGLGQALGDDEWVQFAVIEALSKIRDASSVGALVKALDKSTDLVASMIVDALGEIGNIKAVTMLLKRIDASPEVLRNKIVKAVVRILGGKALSLLSPAERERFRSYLLAALHDDEDDVQDAAVSGLGSVGGEDAAEAVLAHAARIDRDNLPERYEHAVAALRDMGLTEALGRALREGDTAQRSAALDVLSNLPCPQCPGLLIDAFASLPPSFQPAAVKALAGIAGEDAVEFFMALLGSDNEAVLLEAVAFLGGSMRVPAAGAPLFGLLGHPSDAVKEAALDACVAIGGAELDTRFRDLSHSEDPMDRLMAVYALGRMGVGDHMDIIRAALIDEIPDIRKIALETLADSCGHEETSLPLIVSRLDDENRDVRLAVVEVLGGCDSDKVYGYLEKALDDSDDWVRIRAIEALGARGESAAVPRLLALAGESSKIVALKAVEVLGEIGGPDAFQALLGLISSDDPELAGVAETAIARLQDEQGER; encoded by the coding sequence ATGGTGGACTGCAACGACCTTTGCCAGAGGCTTGGCAGCGACGATCCCGACGTGCTTCGGGACGCCGCCTTTGATGCCGGGGAGAGCGGATGTCTCCAAGCTGTACCGCTTTTGGCCAAGTTATTGAGCACACATAATCTTGGCGTCCAGGAAGCGGCGGATCGGGCCTTGCGCCGGCTTGGCGGCAAAGAAGTCGTGGCCGCCGTCAAGGCGCTGCTGCGTTCCGACGACGCCCCGGTCCGCAACGCGGCCATGGATATTCTGCGGGCCGTTGGCTCCCAGGATTTTCCGTCACTGCTTGAACTGCTCCACGACAGCGACCCGGACATCCGCATATTTGCCTCTGACATCCTTGGTTCCACCGACAGCCGTCTGGCGGTGACGCCGCTTTGCGACGCACTGTTAAAAGATCCCGAGGTCAATGTCCGCTACCAGGCGGCGGTCAGCCTCGGCGAGTTGGCCTTTGCCGAGGCCGCCCCAGGCTTGGGCCAGGCCCTTGGCGATGACGAGTGGGTGCAGTTCGCCGTCATCGAGGCCCTGTCCAAGATCCGCGACGCCTCCTCGGTCGGGGCGCTGGTCAAGGCCCTGGACAAGAGCACCGATCTGGTCGCCTCCATGATTGTCGACGCCCTGGGCGAAATCGGCAACATCAAGGCCGTGACCATGCTCTTAAAGCGCATTGACGCCTCGCCCGAGGTGCTGCGCAACAAGATCGTCAAAGCCGTGGTGCGCATCCTCGGGGGCAAGGCCCTGTCGCTCCTTTCCCCGGCCGAGCGGGAGCGGTTTCGCAGCTATCTGCTGGCCGCGCTGCACGATGACGAAGACGACGTGCAGGACGCGGCTGTTTCCGGGCTGGGCTCGGTCGGCGGCGAAGACGCGGCCGAGGCGGTCCTGGCCCATGCCGCCCGCATCGACCGCGACAACCTGCCCGAACGCTACGAGCACGCCGTGGCCGCCCTGCGCGACATGGGGTTGACCGAGGCGCTGGGACGGGCTCTGCGCGAGGGAGATACGGCGCAACGGTCCGCAGCCCTGGATGTGCTCTCGAATCTGCCGTGCCCCCAGTGCCCAGGCCTTTTGATCGACGCCTTCGCCAGCCTGCCGCCGTCCTTTCAGCCGGCGGCCGTCAAGGCCCTGGCCGGCATCGCAGGCGAGGACGCCGTCGAATTTTTCATGGCTCTCCTTGGCAGCGACAACGAAGCCGTGCTGCTTGAGGCCGTGGCCTTTCTTGGCGGCTCCATGCGGGTGCCGGCCGCCGGGGCGCCGCTCTTCGGACTGCTCGGCCATCCGTCCGACGCCGTCAAGGAGGCCGCCCTGGATGCGTGCGTGGCCATCGGCGGCGCCGAACTGGACACCCGGTTTCGGGATTTGAGTCACAGCGAAGACCCCATGGACCGTCTGATGGCCGTCTACGCCCTGGGACGGATGGGTGTCGGCGACCATATGGACATCATCCGGGCTGCGCTCATCGATGAAATCCCGGACATCCGCAAAATTGCCCTGGAGACCCTGGCCGATTCCTGCGGCCACGAGGAAACCAGCCTGCCGCTGATCGTCAGTCGTCTTGATGACGAAAACCGGGACGTCCGGTTGGCCGTGGTGGAGGTCCTGGGCGGGTGCGACAGTGACAAGGTCTATGGATATTTGGAAAAAGCCCTGGATGACAGCGACGATTGGGTGCGTATCCGGGCCATTGAAGCCCTGGGGGCCAGGGGCGAGAGTGCGGCTGTGCCCCGCCTGCTGGCCCTGGCCGGCGAGTCAAGCAAGATCGTAGCCC
- a CDS encoding heavy metal translocating P-type ATPase produces MTKISFKSVTIPVGGMHCAACSTRIERVLAAMDGIDQVSVNLADGSLHLQYDPEAAPLDAIAARVADLGFTLGPPPPEHAVLDLAISGMHCAACSSRIERVAGKLPGMVSAAVNLPGESGRFTFDPAVLTRRQIRQAIADLGFSTTPASPSGDRLAERQRAAQAELASQRRQLVPALGFAAALLVLSMGHMLGLPLPHFLHPDAAPAAFALAQLALAAPIVWIGRRFYRDGIPALLRGGPNMDSLVALGTGAALAYSLANLGLILAGSDPVARAMDLYFESAGVLLAMISLGKYLEASAKIKTSGAIAALMRLAPDTATLVRDGREETVPIDELEPGDAFLVRPGERVPTDGEVLDGATRLDESMLTGEPMPVAKTVGDAVTGGTQNTTGAIVVRATRVGQDTTLARIVALVREAQGSKAPIANLADTVSFYFVPTVMAVAAVAGLAWFFIGGADLSFSLRIFVAVLVIACPCAMGLAVPTSIMVGTGRGARLGILVKSGAALQIAGDIATVVFDKTGTLTHGAPVLTDIVPAPGHDPDALLALAAAAEARSEHPLAKAVVQAAAAKGLALPAPDHFEAVPGHGVTARIGGHTVLIGTEAFMAAEHIPPLASLDAADADLAGAGKTAVRLALDGKAAAVLAVADTPRPEAAAVVASLSQNGIRVVMLTGDDERTAQAVARTLGIATVIARVLPERKAAEVARLKTEGGKVAMVGDGINDAPALAAADLGMAMGSGIDVAVESCDVVLMRNDLRGVPAALELSRAVIGNIKQNLFWAFAFNTIGIPVAAGVLHLFGGPTLNPMIAGTAMALSSFTVVTNALRLRFFRPRG; encoded by the coding sequence ATGACGAAAATTTCATTCAAATCCGTCACGATTCCAGTTGGCGGAATGCACTGCGCCGCCTGTTCCACCCGCATCGAACGGGTGCTTGCCGCCATGGACGGCATTGATCAGGTCAGCGTCAATCTGGCCGACGGCTCCCTGCACCTCCAATACGATCCTGAAGCCGCCCCCCTCGACGCCATCGCCGCCCGGGTGGCCGATCTCGGCTTCACCCTTGGCCCGCCCCCCCCGGAACACGCCGTCCTTGATCTGGCCATCAGCGGCATGCACTGCGCCGCCTGCTCCTCGCGCATCGAGCGCGTCGCCGGCAAACTTCCGGGCATGGTCAGCGCCGCCGTCAACCTGCCCGGCGAATCCGGCCGCTTCACCTTTGATCCGGCGGTGTTGACCCGTCGCCAGATCCGCCAGGCCATCGCCGACCTCGGCTTTTCCACCACCCCGGCCAGCCCCTCCGGCGACCGGTTGGCCGAGCGCCAGCGTGCGGCCCAGGCCGAACTGGCCAGCCAGCGTCGGCAGCTTGTCCCGGCCCTGGGTTTTGCCGCTGCCCTCCTCGTCCTGTCCATGGGCCACATGCTGGGCCTGCCCCTGCCCCATTTTCTCCATCCCGACGCCGCCCCGGCCGCCTTTGCCCTGGCCCAACTGGCCCTCGCCGCCCCCATTGTCTGGATCGGCCGGCGCTTTTACCGCGACGGCATCCCGGCGCTCCTTCGCGGCGGGCCCAACATGGACAGCCTCGTGGCTCTGGGCACCGGCGCGGCCCTGGCCTACAGCCTGGCCAACCTCGGGCTCATCCTGGCCGGTTCCGACCCGGTGGCCCGGGCCATGGACCTCTATTTCGAATCGGCCGGCGTGCTGTTGGCCATGATCAGTCTGGGCAAATATCTCGAGGCCTCGGCCAAGATCAAAACCTCCGGGGCCATTGCGGCCCTTATGCGGCTGGCCCCGGACACCGCCACCCTGGTCCGCGACGGCCGCGAAGAAACCGTGCCCATCGACGAACTCGAACCCGGCGACGCCTTCCTGGTGCGCCCTGGCGAACGGGTGCCCACCGACGGCGAAGTCCTCGACGGGGCCACCCGCCTCGACGAATCCATGCTCACCGGCGAACCCATGCCCGTGGCCAAAACCGTCGGCGACGCCGTCACCGGCGGCACGCAAAATACCACCGGGGCCATTGTCGTGCGCGCCACCCGTGTCGGCCAGGACACCACCCTGGCCCGCATCGTGGCCCTGGTGCGCGAGGCCCAGGGCTCCAAAGCCCCCATTGCCAATCTGGCCGACACGGTCAGCTTTTATTTTGTGCCCACGGTCATGGCCGTGGCCGCCGTGGCCGGTCTGGCCTGGTTTTTTATTGGCGGGGCCGATCTGTCCTTTTCGCTTCGCATCTTCGTGGCCGTCCTGGTCATCGCCTGCCCCTGCGCCATGGGGCTGGCCGTGCCCACCTCGATCATGGTCGGCACCGGCCGGGGCGCGCGCCTGGGCATCCTGGTCAAATCCGGAGCCGCCCTGCAAATCGCCGGCGACATCGCCACCGTCGTCTTCGACAAGACCGGCACGCTCACCCACGGCGCCCCGGTGCTCACCGACATCGTCCCGGCCCCGGGCCACGACCCCGACGCCCTGCTCGCCCTGGCCGCCGCCGCCGAAGCCCGCTCCGAGCACCCGCTGGCCAAAGCCGTGGTCCAGGCCGCCGCCGCCAAAGGCCTCGCCCTGCCCGCCCCGGACCACTTCGAAGCCGTGCCCGGCCACGGCGTGACCGCCCGCATTGGCGGCCATACCGTCCTCATTGGCACCGAAGCCTTCATGGCCGCAGAACACATTCCCCCGCTGGCCAGCCTCGATGCGGCCGACGCCGACCTGGCTGGGGCCGGCAAAACCGCCGTCCGCCTCGCCCTCGACGGCAAGGCCGCCGCGGTCCTGGCCGTGGCCGACACCCCGCGCCCCGAAGCCGCAGCCGTGGTGGCTTCGCTTTCCCAAAACGGCATCCGCGTGGTCATGCTCACCGGCGACGACGAACGCACGGCCCAGGCCGTGGCCCGGACTCTGGGCATCGCAACCGTCATCGCCCGGGTTCTGCCCGAGCGCAAAGCAGCCGAGGTGGCCCGCCTCAAGACCGAGGGCGGCAAAGTGGCCATGGTTGGCGACGGCATCAACGACGCCCCGGCCCTGGCTGCCGCCGATCTCGGCATGGCCATGGGGTCGGGCATCGACGTGGCGGTTGAATCCTGCGACGTCGTGCTGATGCGAAACGACCTTCGCGGCGTGCCCGCAGCCCTCGAATTGTCCCGGGCCGTCATCGGCAATATCAAGCAAAACCTCTTCTGGGCCTTTGCCTTCAATACCATCGGCATCCCGGTCGCCGCCGGGGTGTTGCACCTCTTCGGCGGCCCGACCCTCAATCCGATGATCGCCGGCACAGCCATGGCGCTGAGCTCCTTTACCGTGGTCACCAACGCCCTGCGCTTGCGCTTTTTTAGGCCGAGGGGATGA